ataacaatttaaacaaaaagataatttttaactgtttttagaagtattttaattttttttaattaaaaaaatattttattaaatttttgacttttcgactataatttataatttttttaattaaaattacgatTCAAGATATTATAcctatttacattaaaatgggttaattttttaaaaattcctgtAACTTGTGAGTcataaaagctaaaattacttttaattttttaaatacttcattttgtcagaaaaattttttcatgtcgaatcaacatttaaaatattaaataccttgtcataattttcgaaaaaaattcacattcaaaagtgaaagaagaaaaattcattcaaaattattattatctaatCAAGTTGTCTAATTAAGCTTGGATTGTTCGGTGCACGCAAAATGGAGCATCAgacaataaaatagaaaataattgcaTTTGACAACGATGGacagcaacaacagcagccAGTCAATGTATGATGATGCCCCAATTATAGCAAAAATGCATTGTCTTCCGCACATTAGACAAGCTCCACAATGATGATGACTTACGAACGACGACAAAAGtatataaattgtttttccctttggaaaaaagtttcagTTTGTTTCGTGATATCGGATGGAAAAGCAAAACACAcgtaaaaatggagaaaaagtttttcattctgTTGCTGGGATATTTGGCATTGCACTATTTGGATGCATCCCCTTCGCCATTACCGCTTCCGTTGGATAATTTCAGCACGGGAAAGAACAGTTCTAACGAGGTGAAGGATATTTACGCAAAATGcaatgaaagttttaaaattatgccaggtttgttgaatttttttataaatttcatcattttacgatttttctttaattttagaatactTGACGGAACTCAATGAGACTGGAAGTTTCCCCGACGAAGCTGAAAAAGTCCCAATGGTAATTTGTTTCCTCAAAATCCgccaaattttaaacattttttgtctcagTGTTTCATCAAATGCTATCTCGAGCAAGTTGGAATCTGGTCTAACGTCACAGTGAACACGGAACGAGCTCTCGAATTGCAGTGGATCGACACTCCCGAAGATGTCGAAGAATGTTTGCCCGAAATGATGGGTGACACGGAGTGCGAAAAGGCGTATTACATGACGCGATGCATCGTAACTCGTGCCTTGGTCGATGGCAGAGGTCACAACAGCAGATGAGACGAACTCTAAAAGGCTTTCTGTGAGGAAAAGTCGTACTCTTTATTATGTCAGGACATTATTATTAGCACGTAGTTATGTAGATTTAACCGAAAAAGTCGAGTAAACTTGGGGCAGCTGAACTACATTTGtacattttattgattttagcAACGTCCTTTCTGCTGAAAGCCTCTCGTTGTCCAATTTTTTCGGAAGTTTGTTTGAGCGCCGTCATCGTTGGTTGTCCATTTGCCGAAAATGCCTTCAAATTGTAATGCATAACACTTCCGTAGTCATATTCGACGCCTTGATTATCAATTTTGCCCGATTCTCCCTTGTTAAAATTACTCTCGTAGCCTGTCATGATGTTTTGGTAGTTGACTCGAACGTAGGAATCACGATCGGTTCTCGTTTGTTCATGCAAAAATCCAACGGCATGCATCATCTCGTGTATGCATGTGCCAACTTTTGTCGTACAACCTACGAAAATACGAAAATATCTCAAATTTCCATcggaaaacaaacaaaatttactaaTATTTACCGGATTCTTGCAAATTAAGCACTTGTCGACCTCGCATCATGCCAACACTCGACCAACAACCCGAATGTTGGTTATCGACGAACAAATAATTCTCATCTGAGGCAGTACGAGGTCGGAATCTGATGCACGTATTTCTGTGATATGCCTCGAAACACTGTGAAACAATCAAATTTCTCGCTCCAGCGGAAAATGATCTGCTTATTTCATAGGGAATCACTCCGCCGGGCCATCGATATGACTGACCAACGATTCCGTTACGCGGCGCTCCTTGCGGAATCAGTAAATCCCCTTCGAGGTACTTTCCCATTTCCTCCGGATTCGATTCttcaaaattcgtaaattgAGCAATTACGTCGCCGACTTCCTTTTCGGGTTGTCCATACATTCGCGTGCCATAACGCGATAAATCGATCACATCCTCATCGATTGGCAGTGTATTCgcgaaataaaggaaaaaagtgaaaattacaaagaaaatcATACTCGATGCTTGAAGGCGTTTTCAAAAAGTGAACTGTCGTCGCAATTCAAGTAGcactttttattgcatttacaCGCGTTCCCGAGGACCTTATCATACTTATCACACGTAATTAGCATAACTTGGCATTGTTACCCCTTTAATACCGTTTTTTGTATTCTCTTCGCCGCACGAAGGCAGCAAACCGAAAAATTCGCAGAAACGCGACGACGCTCGCTAATCATGTTGAAATTCATTAACTCATaatatgcaattttttgacatgttcTTATCTAGTAGACAATTTATTACTTACATTCGGTGTGAATTAAAAGAATGCGAGGCATACTGTGTGACAAGAGTggggaatttttaattagacacAAAGTTTATTCGCACATTTTAATACCATGTGAAATTCGCACGTACTCATACTCGAGAATGTGTGTGCAGAGTGGAAAACTAATTTAGgagtcataatttttaattcataaattatataattttatactgACATGACTTGTTTTGACTTGTGATAGAGAAAAGCGAAGGATAAAGTTATAATAATGTGGGAAATTATGATGTAATTTGTATCGATTTGTGTCACATTGtaaggaaactttttttctttgttgctTGCAATTTAAAGggtaattttgtttgaaatttagtGAAACTTAAGAAGCTGTTGaagatttctaaaaatatcaatggtaagtaaatttttttattttcattaatttttttgtgtatcaaaattaaaaggaaaattttatttatttttttttaaataatgtttttggatttatttattttttttttatcaaaatttgtttgataatttttttttgttttttaaaaaatgtatttttttttatataatatgaaaaattaatttaaaaaatatatattattttactactaattacctaattagtttaaaattttaaaaatttatattgaaaatttattttaattaaaaattaattgattattatttatttaataaaatgatttagtaaaaatattttttgtaagtttttaaatattttattattttaattatttttttaaaaaattattataggtatatatatattaggatttattttatttttatttgtttattttttgaacaaaatttgtttaattttttttaatttatttaggtattcttaaaaatttttaaaaaattaattaatttaaaagttttaaaaatatatattttcaaatatatattaaaaaattatttaaatttaaaaataattaatcaattaaaattattttttccatatttaaaattttgaaaatgattaaattttaaaaaaatttatcaacaactttttttttaaattttttttgtatttattttgacgaacaaaaaaacaaaaatttaaaaaaattggagcagtAAGTTaaagttgacaaaaattttcttgttaataTTATCACAAATATTATTagtgcaaaaaattcttatgtaaatttttattactaaattttgctttatcaTCATTAATGTCATAATAAAGTACATTGACATGAATTGAcccaattataaaaaaaaagcaaaaaaatggaaataatttatttttttaattttgtaaactttaaaaaagtttcacgtttcagctctttaaaattttatttaacttacgCATGAAGAAAGATgtgtgaaaaacttttctgaagcgcttaaagttaaaaaacaaacaactatTTGAAAgtcttttcctttttatttctcatttaattttaaaatcttgtcAACATAAATTAAGAttcgcacaaaaaaagagatttcttcttatttttttttttttatcaatttacattaaaagttTCTCCTTAAAAACTAATCGTCTAACATCTTCTATTTCCtatcgcagaaaaaaaaacaaaattaaaatcaactaaaGCACCTATCAATTAATTTGCCACTTTCGAATTGTACTTTTCATCCCGTTTCACTGCCGCCTTTCATCTAACGAGCTCCCCACGATCTCTTGACATGCGTCGCTCCCTTTTCCGCAATCATGATAACCGGCGCATTCGTATTGCCCGACGTAACTTTCGGCATAATTGACGCATCCATCACACGCAAATTCCGGATTCCGTGCACTCGAAGTTCGTGATCGACGACAGCCATTGGATCGCTTGCGGGTCCCATTTTGCACGAGCCAGCTTGATGATTTTCCGCAAAGGTGTCTTGTCGCACGGCGCATTCCCAGTATTCTTGCGTATTGAAGGTGAATTTTTCGCATGCCTTGACTTTTGTTGTGTCGAGTCGGATGCCGTATGGTTGCAGAGGCGATGTTTGCGATAAACGAACGGCGAATTTGATGCCTTCGACAAGAACTTTCAAATCGTGTTCTTCTTTCAGGTAATTTACGACAATTTTGGGCGTATCGAGAGGATCACGAGACCGAAGAGTGAGTTCGCCACGACTTTTCGGGTGTAAAATTGCggggaaaatttgaattgaacgCGATTCGTTCGTCAAAAGTTCACCAACTTGTCCCGTTTTGGCGCAATCAGCGAGGAAGCCACCAAAGTAGTACTGAATATCAGGTTGACTTGGGTCTTCGGCATATTTACTTGCTGTTTTTGCCGTCACTTGACTCAAACCGGTGCCCGACATCAATCCATCGCGGAAAAGTAAGTATTCCATGGCAGTTGCCCAGTTCAAGGGAGCTGTATTCGAGTCGTTTATGAAGAAATTCACGAAATAAGCAACGTGATTGTGCAAATTTTTGCCAACGCCGGGCAAATTGTGAACGGGACGAACGCCAACTTGTTGCAATTCACGTTCGGGTCCAACGCCGCTCAGCAACAAGATTTGTGGGGAATTTACAGCTCCGCCGGAAATGATAACTTCCTTCTTGACATTGACTTTGCGCGAAAATCCACTTTTATCGACGAATTCGACTCCGGTAGCTGTTTTTGTGCTTGGATTGATCAAAACTTTCGTTACTGTCGCATTCAGCAAAATATGTAAGTTGGGACGATCGATAACGGGACGCAAGAAAGCTCGTGCAGTACTGTAACGAATGCCATTTTTGCTTGTCATTTGTGCCAACATGAAGCCCGTTTGGTTGGCGCCATTCAAATCATGAACATTAAaacctgaaaatttaatttttttagttaaaatctgaattttttacaaagaattaattttttacctaattCTTGTCCTCCTTTCAGGATCGCTTGTGAAATTGGAGGAGCATAAGGAAAACGAGAAACTGGTAACATGCCTCCCTTTCCATGGAATTCCGTGCCCATTTCATCCATTTGCATGTTATCTTCGGATTTTTTGAAGTACGGAAGGACATCGTCATATCCCCATCCCGGATTTCCCATCGCCTTCCATTCGTCGTAATCTGAGGGGTTTCCACGAATGTACATCATGCCATTCAACACCGATGTGCCGCCAAGAACTTTTCCACGAGGCCAGAAACAACGTTTTTCAGGACGTCCCAAACACGCATACTGCTCCGGCTCCGTCGAATATCCCCAATCAATGTTGCTGCCCAAGAAATTCAAGAACATCGATGGAATTTGCGTGCCTGTCGGCTCATCAGGAcctgaaaatgaagaagaaaaaatttcatttatcacTCTTCTTCTTAATATTGCATTGTtgccattttttatgaagaaagcaaaaatttctattattaaATGCCAACGCGACAGAGAAATGGGAGAGAAGGAGCACTTTGACATGACATAAATGTCACATTAAAACCACTTTTTTGCCACTCACACATCCTTTTCCCGGGACATTTGAAATGTACACTTATAACTTTTCTTCGTTTGCCTCATAACAAGAGTTTTAGcagcaaaaatgtttctttgtcGACTATTATTCGACTACGAGTGGTAGGTATgcaagaaatgcaaaaaaaggaaGAGGCATAATTCCATTGTGTGTTCATTGCTGCATGTCGAGTTGCTacttctgttgttgttgttgttacaaaTACCTAGTCacgagcaatttttaaaaccataatatgacattaatttaaagtttttaagaaaaaaaatattaacaagagcgcatttttttaattaaaaaatctttttagaaataaaattaaaaaaaaataaaattaaaaaaaaaattaaaaaaaattaaaaaaaaataaaattcaaaattaaaaaatagtaaaattcaaaaaaaattagaaaaaaattaaaaaatatacatatatttttaaaaaatgaaaaaaaaataaataaaattgaaaaattaatttttttaaatcaaattttaatgaaagaattattttagatcaaaaaatatgttttctcattatttcttaaatttttaatgaaaaaacagGCTTATTAATTTGctctaaatcaaaaaatatgttttcttcttttttttcaaatttttaatttttcaaaattaaatttagaaaaaataaattttcttctctaaaaatatttttaacaaaattttttgtctgtttattaactatttatttttttttcgaatctttttctttaaaattttaaataatttatgaaataattttatagattttttaaaaataaaaaaaaaaaatgtcatgctttcgaaaattaaatttagaaaaaataaattttcttctctaaaaatattttttgtaaaatttttttatctgtttattaaatatttatttttgaaatttttgaattgtttgtCATCTcgatacaaaattttcttataaaaaacaaaaatattataaaaaaatttaaaaaaaaatttttaaaattataaaaaatcattttaaagataaaaaaatgtcttcttaaaaaaagaaaaaaaaactttcataaattgttcttaatttgtaaaattttcaatttttgccattcgtttttaaaattaattttataattaaacccatatcaaattaaattgaatctaatgaaaaatttcaaaaattttcgcagacagaattaaaaaattattaaaaacgagtttttttttttgaaaagtgaaaCTCGCCAAGAAAAACGAAACTTTTGTTCGTTCTCAAGAACATAAGTGAGAGGGAAATGTTGCAATGATTGCGACAACAATGTTCCTGTTTATCTTTATGTCGGATcgttaaaattcttatcaaaagTGGTTTCTTCCTCACGTCttctttttcacataaatgaCGGAGTTCCTGACCTTCATTTCTCAAATGTGGGCGAGAAAGCGGCAAGTTTGAGGTCGACAACAGAcaaatcgacgacgacgacgatgacgacaacAAAAGCAACATATGTATGTAAATTCGAGTACTTATCCGGTTcttgtgtaatttttcatacctAGAAGGCATATTGTGCGAAATGTAAAGCACGACGATGATGATCCTttagaaataatgaaaaatggaaCCAATTTGTTTAAGTGAGCTCTTACACGGATGAatgaatacgaaaaaaaataatgtttatgtATGTTCGATGCTTTTATGCTCGCTCCGCTATTCAAGTCGACTCGCAATTTGACCTAGATACGTTCATGtggtaaaaatataataagaaTGGATCACGATTTCTGCATGTGACACCATGACAACGACGCGAAAGGGACCCAAATCGGCGgctattatcataaaattatcttaaactATTTATGAGCGACTACCGTTTAgctcataaatattaaaaaatgaattatcgCCGTCTTTTTCGCGTGAAACGACGAACGACAGAAGTTGAACAAACAATTTAATGgagcaataaattattttttttaagaatttacctGCTTCTATCAACAAAACTTTCCAATGGGGGACTTCAGACAATCGTGATGCAACAACACTTCCTCCAGATCCGCCGCCAACGACAATAAAATCATACTCATTGTCTACTTCTTGTGATAAACGTGActgaaaaaaagcaaacaaacaaaaatatcattaaaacattgttttttttttcgtttcaatcAGATAAACGAGGCGAGTTAGATTGTTCGTCATTCAAAAAACTCGAGTGAAAaagtgaaagtttttttttttagatatttaccTTTGGTCTCCCACAGGGGTCTTCAAGGTCGCATTGTGATCTAATGAAAACTTCTAGCAGACCCATGAAGAGCATAAATTGACTGCCGCCGCATAACGTGGCGAGGGTAGGTCCCGTTGGAATTCCAATCGGGCAATCACAAACTGCCATCGCAATTAGTCGTTCCTCGGTTTATCTctgcaaaaaacaaacaaatttttgataaattattcggACGttcatcaataataataaaacataatttttcaataaaatgcgattttttgccattggggaagtgattttattttattattgcttcatttttgagcatgatgatgatgatgataaaaatctcTACAAATTGTGTAATTTCAAGAGTaatcgattgatttttttttcgtgatttacataatttttgcttGTAAAGTGATTTCTCATGGGATTTTGATGTTGCTCATTTTGAGTGGatcaaattcaattgaaaatttatcaaaaagatttttaggcatgtacaatttttgaaaaatgtttcaataaactttcctattttttctaattttttaattaagtaagtaattcaatatttttatttaataataatttaaataaataatttaatctaatttaatttaatttatttttattttttataatatttttttaataattttgaataaaaatttgatttaaaatttatttatgttttttaccaatttttggccagtataatattttttattgttcacaaattttgaatttaaaattttttaattttttaatttttttaatttttaatttaaaattttttttttaatttttaatttaccaaTATTTTTGGCCAGTATAATACAGAATTATATTATTGttcattctaaatttaaatttaaaatttttaatttttaatttttaatttaaatttttaaaaaatttttaatttttaaatataaaaaatttttataatttaaaaaatattttaatttttttatacaattaaaaaaaaatattttaattttttttaacttgtcaAATATAGTCAAAgacttctaaaaaattttgaagtttaaccaatttttcgaaaaaaaaaatatattaaaaaaattagttttcgaaattttttttgactttttgattttgattgattttttttaattgaaaaaaaaaaaatattttaaaaaattattttaaaaattattcaatagttttaatcataaaaattatctctttaaaaaaaaattaaaaaataaaaaaaatataagaaacaaTCCCTCAaactgcatttttttgtttaaatatttcgaaaaaacacTCGTGAgaactaatttttgaatattttcaaatgaacttgaacatttttttttatttttgaaaatcttcttCAACGTTAGCTCGTTACTCCAAAAAAGCCAAGTTTCTTGTCTCAttgtattcaaaaaatttcgcatTCACAAAAACTACACGAATAAATTTCGTGatcatattatttaaatgtgtGCAATcaacaatcaaaataattcgCGCGAGATAATATCGCTACCACGcgtttaaaactttaatttcattttataattccCCGTGTATAATTATTGTGACGAATCATAAATATCCCAGCAACGCACCGAAACCGCTACTGCAATTTGCCAGCATAATCAGTGCAATTTATTCGCAAATATTATCTTCTCACGGCGGTTCGCTCAAAATTTATGCgaatccaaatttattttttttttaaattttatcatcgcATCGCGCGACgtcaatttaatgaaaataatgatgatgatgatgaggtaCCGTAACATAACAATAAACAAGCGCGTGGTTGTTTTTATGTACTTTTCATGCATGCGGCACGTGTGTGAGTCTAACTAAAATCATCAATCACTCCATTGTTGCGTTAGATGTGCTCTTCATGAATAAAAAGGCGAAGAGGCTACTAGATGGTTTTATTTGTTGCTGTCATCGTCGAGAGGATCAGACACAAAACTCCCATTGTGAAAATGTGTGTTGGACAAACAACACCTAAAAATAGCAGCAACAGGATCCTTTTTGTGTCTCAAATTCGCTCATCGGATAAAAGGATCGATACAACAACATAACATTGTTATGCATCGAATGTTTTGCTTCACTGGCTGTCATCGCATAAATTTATAGGGCACAAAAAGGGGGATTTAACAAATTAGCGGCGAACGAACATACGAGCACTTGACTAAAAGGgttttcatctaaaatataaatagacATGACGAAAACTAATGTCATTTGTGGATCTTTTTGTGTGGCGCGGCAACTTTAGAAGATTGATGTGTTTTGTTGTGGCTTACAAAATGTTGttgtgttgttattattgtcgTCCTTCGAGAAACGGATAGATGGATTCATAACTTAATTTGCAGAATATTTAGAGTAATAGAGAGAGGTCAGAAATCAGCAGAGTTGATTGATGGCAGGGCAACGTAGAAAAGGTCAGAAAAGTTGTTGACCTTCGCTTTCATGGCGGTCTAACGATGAAAGTTGATGATGTTAAAGATGAGATGACGTTTTTAAATGGTCATTGCTCATAACTCTGTGGTACTTAAATGGGTG
The sequence above is drawn from the Culicoides brevitarsis isolate CSIRO-B50_1 chromosome 1, AGI_CSIRO_Cbre_v1, whole genome shotgun sequence genome and encodes:
- the LOC134835132 gene encoding general odorant-binding protein 84a; its protein translation is MEKKFFILLLGYLALHYLDASPSPLPLPLDNFSTGKNSSNEVKDIYAKCNESFKIMPEYLTELNETGSFPDEAEKVPMCFIKCYLEQVGIWSNVTVNTERALELQWIDTPEDVEECLPEMMGDTECEKAYYMTRCIVTRALVDGRGHNSR
- the LOC134837669 gene encoding zinc metalloproteinase nas-4-like — translated: MYGQPEKEVGDVIAQFTNFEESNPEEMGKYLEGDLLIPQGAPRNGIVGQSYRWPGGVIPYEISRSFSAGARNLIVSQCFEAYHRNTCIRFRPRTASDENYLFVDNQHSGCWSSVGMMRGRQVLNLQESGCTTKVGTCIHEMMHAVGFLHEQTRTDRDSYVRVNYQNIMTGYESNFNKGESGKIDNQGVEYDYGSVMHYNLKAFSANGQPTMTALKQTSEKIGQREAFSRKDVAKINKMYKCSSAAPSLLDFFG
- the LOC134832465 gene encoding glucose dehydrogenase [FAD, quinone], giving the protein MAVCDCPIGIPTGPTLATLCGGSQFMLFMGLLEVFIRSQCDLEDPCGRPKSRLSQEVDNEYDFIVVGGGSGGSVVASRLSEVPHWKVLLIEAGPDEPTGTQIPSMFLNFLGSNIDWGYSTEPEQYACLGRPEKRCFWPRGKVLGGTSVLNGMMYIRGNPSDYDEWKAMGNPGWGYDDVLPYFKKSEDNMQMDEMGTEFHGKGGMLPVSRFPYAPPISQAILKGGQELGFNVHDLNGANQTGFMLAQMTSKNGIRYSTARAFLRPVIDRPNLHILLNATVTKVLINPSTKTATGVEFVDKSGFSRKVNVKKEVIISGGAVNSPQILLLSGVGPERELQQVGVRPVHNLPGVGKNLHNHVAYFVNFFINDSNTAPLNWATAMEYLLFRDGLMSGTGLSQVTAKTASKYAEDPSQPDIQYYFGGFLADCAKTGQVGELLTNESRSIQIFPAILHPKSRGELTLRSRDPLDTPKIVVNYLKEEHDLKVLVEGIKFAVRLSQTSPLQPYGIRLDTTKVKACEKFTFNTQEYWECAVRQDTFAENHQAGSCKMGPASDPMAVVDHELRVHGIRNLRVMDASIMPKVTSGNTNAPVIMIAEKGATHVKRSWGAR